A window of the Tripterygium wilfordii isolate XIE 37 chromosome 12, ASM1340144v1, whole genome shotgun sequence genome harbors these coding sequences:
- the LOC120011363 gene encoding probable transcription factor At3g04930 produces the protein MDDSRRLFQRLWTDEDEIELLQGFLEYAVQRGGNAHHPDTTILYDQIKSKLQLDFNKNQLVEKLRRLKKKYRNVLNKINSGKEFSFKSPHDQATFEISRKIWSKDNTALDDDEGNPNANPIDVEVETEDFGDRKATPKSRKRSRPKSSGGAKVDDRRGVNDELVSNNVNSNNTNNTNDNSNANVSSLTEETVKSCLSPTPVKSCLSPSGGPCVAAGRSFGALAMNAMPLSFCGHVSFGGEVIDERWRKQQMLELEVYSKRLELVQDQVRAALDELRSAGG, from the coding sequence ATGGATGATTCCAGACGCCTTTTTCAACGGCTGTGGACGGACGAGGACGAGATCGAGCTCCTTCAAGGGTTCTTGGAGTACGCCGTACAACGTGGAGGGAACGCGCATCATCCTGATACGACGATATTGTATGACCAGATAAAGTCGAAGCTCCAGCTTGATTTCAACAAGAACCAGCTGGTGGAGAAACTGCGACGTCTGAAGAAGAAGTACCGCAACGTGCTTAACAAGATCAATTCAGGGAAAGAATTCTCCTTCAAGAGTCCTCACGATCAGGCAACCTTTGAGATATCGCGTAAGATCTGGAGCAAAGATAATACTGCATTGGATGACGATGAGGGGAACCCTAACGCAAATCCGATTGATGTCGAGGTGGAAACCGAGGATTTTGGTGACCGGAAGGCAACGCCCAAGTCGAGAAAGCGCTCACGGCCAAAATCAAGCGGTGGCGCAAAAGTTGATGATAGGCGGGGTGTTAATGACGAGCTTGTGTCAAATAATGTCAATAGCAACAATACGAACAATACTAATGATAATAGCAATGCTAACGTATCAAGTTTGACAGAGGAGACAGTCAAGAGCTGCTTGTCACCAACTCCAGTCAAGAGCTGTTTGTCACCATCGGGAGGACCATGTGTAGCTGCAGGGAGGAGTTTCGGGGCTTTGGCTATGAATGCAATGCCATTGAGTTTTTGTGGGCATGTGAGTTTTGGAGGTGAAGTGATTGATGAGAGGTGGAGGAAGCAGCAGATGCTGGAGTTGGAGGTTTATTCAAAGCGCTTGGAGTTGGTTCAAGACCAGGTTAGGGCAGCTCTTGACGAGTTGAGATCTGCAGGAGGATGA
- the LOC120010381 gene encoding guanosine deaminase-like has protein sequence MEEAKAVEAKDGTISVASAFAGHQEAVQNRDHKFLSKAVEEAYQGVENGDGGPFGAVVVCNDEVVASCHNMVLKHTDPTAHAEVTAIREACKKLNQIELSDCEIYASCEPCPMCFGAIHLSRIKRLVYGAKAEAAIAIGFDDFIADALRGTGFYQKSHLEIKKADGTGAIIAEQVFEKTREKFTMY, from the exons ATGGAGGAAGCTAAGG CGGTGGAAGCGAAAGATGGAACTATTTCAGTAGCTTCTGCTTTTGCTGGTCATCAAGAAG CGGTACAGAATAGAGACCACAAGTTCTTGTCAAAAGCAGTAGAAGAAGCATATCAAGGGGTTGAAAATGGGGATGGCGGTCCATTTGGTGCAGTTGTTGTTTGTAATGATGAGGTAGTTGCGAGCTGTCACAACATGGTTCTGAAACACACAGACCCAACTGCACATGCGGAGGTTACAGCCATCAGAGAG GCATGTAAGAAGCTCAATCAGATTGAGCTATCCGACTGTGAAATATATGCCTCCTGTGAGCCTTGTCCGATGTGTTTTGGTGCCATCCATCTTTCAAGAATCAAG AGGTTGGTCTATGGAGCAAAAGCTGAAGCTGCTATAGCTATTGGGTTCGATGATTTTATTGCGGACGCATTAAGAGGTACCGGGTTTTATCAGAAGTCTCACTTGGAGATCAAAAAAGCTGATGGAACTGGTGCTATTATTGCCGAACAAGTATTTGAGAAAACAAGGGAAAAATTTACCATGTATTAA